The genomic DNA TCGCGCGCATGCCCGGGGTCCAGAAACTCCGCACATGCTCCGCCGTGGCCACTCGGGGCTCGTCGCCCGGCAACGATCGCAGATTGCGCGCAATCTCGTTGGCCATGCGCACCAGCGTCTCCACTTTCATGTGACACCATCTCCC from Gemmatimonadaceae bacterium includes the following:
- a CDS encoding formate dehydrogenase subunit delta gives rise to the protein MKVETLVRMANEIARNLRSLPGDEPRVATAEHVRSFWTPGMRASIMAHAEAGGAGLDPIARDAVRLLGAPAGAG